One window of the Crassaminicella thermophila genome contains the following:
- a CDS encoding V-type ATP synthase subunit E family protein, translating into MNALRLLDELEDIIESSSSIPLAGKTLVDKEEILDIIKEIRIQLPDEVKQAQWIKEERQRILIEAQKEADSIMENAKVHIEEMVEKDEITKMAQKRAEEIISQAQINAKEIRLGARQYTDELLAGVQKNFEDLLNTIKENRNELKGMKG; encoded by the coding sequence TTGAATGCATTGCGTCTGTTAGATGAATTAGAAGATATTATTGAAAGTAGTTCTTCTATTCCATTAGCTGGTAAAACCCTTGTAGATAAAGAAGAAATCCTTGATATTATTAAAGAAATAAGAATTCAACTACCAGATGAAGTTAAGCAAGCACAATGGATCAAAGAAGAAAGACAAAGAATATTAATAGAGGCTCAAAAAGAAGCTGATTCAATTATGGAAAATGCAAAAGTACATATTGAAGAAATGGTTGAAAAAGATGAAATTACAAAAATGGCGCAGAAGCGAGCAGAAGAGATTATTTCTCAGGCGCAAATAAATGCAAAAGAGATTCGTCTAGGAGCAAGGCAGTATACGGATGAACTGCTAGCAGGTGTACAAAAAAACTTTGAAGATTTATTAAATACAATAAAAGAAAATAGAAATGAATTAAAGGGAATGAAGGGGTAA
- the ylbJ gene encoding sporulation integral membrane protein YlbJ, with the protein MILLILIIVLTCIYYILKNTPLLYKIKHICLVCIVSFLVLSIIKYPQQAFEAAKLGINTWFNVVFPALLPFFIGAELLIGLGVVNFIGILLEPIIRPIFNVPGEGSFVLAMSITSGYPIGVKLATQLRNKGIFSRIETQRLISFCSTSGPLFMIGAVSIGMFHNLQLGTTIALSHYLGAITTGILFRFYKFKHKRKNSTKKQKGYIKRAFCEMFKVVQNKESTFGALLGTSVKNSMETLFIIGGFIILFSVIIQLLTIIGLIDIFSNYIQKYLYIFHLDASICRAIVSGIFEITMGCKLLSEISNISFIQQAVLATMIISWSGFSIHAQASSLLSKTDISTGIYIFSKFLHAILSGFFVFLIVPITHSIFSHINTPVFFQYSIKTTPTWTSKILFSSKLFMIMTISIIVISIVLQIMFLLAHTLSKINKK; encoded by the coding sequence ATGATTTTACTTATTCTTATAATAGTACTTACTTGTATTTATTATATATTAAAAAACACACCTTTATTGTATAAAATAAAACATATCTGCTTAGTTTGTATTGTTAGTTTCTTAGTCCTTAGTATAATAAAATACCCTCAACAAGCTTTTGAAGCTGCAAAACTTGGCATCAACACTTGGTTTAATGTTGTCTTTCCCGCATTATTACCCTTTTTTATTGGTGCTGAGCTACTTATTGGTTTAGGTGTAGTAAATTTTATTGGGATACTTTTAGAGCCTATTATAAGACCAATTTTTAACGTTCCTGGTGAAGGTTCTTTTGTTTTAGCAATGAGTATAACATCTGGATATCCTATAGGAGTTAAATTAGCTACTCAACTTAGAAACAAAGGAATATTTAGTAGAATTGAAACTCAAAGACTCATATCTTTTTGTAGCACTTCAGGTCCTCTTTTTATGATTGGTGCTGTTTCTATTGGCATGTTTCATAACCTACAATTGGGAACAACTATAGCTCTTTCTCATTATTTAGGAGCAATTACAACAGGAATTCTCTTTAGGTTTTACAAGTTTAAGCATAAAAGAAAAAATTCTACTAAAAAACAAAAAGGATATATCAAAAGAGCCTTTTGCGAAATGTTTAAAGTAGTCCAAAACAAAGAAAGTACTTTTGGTGCTTTATTAGGAACATCTGTAAAAAATTCTATGGAAACTCTCTTTATTATTGGAGGCTTTATTATTCTTTTTTCAGTTATTATCCAGCTTTTAACAATAATAGGCCTTATTGATATATTTTCTAATTATATTCAAAAATATTTGTACATATTTCACCTTGATGCATCAATATGTAGGGCAATTGTAAGTGGTATATTTGAAATAACAATGGGATGCAAACTTCTTTCTGAAATCTCTAACATTTCTTTTATACAGCAAGCCGTTTTAGCTACAATGATTATTTCTTGGAGTGGCTTTTCTATCCATGCACAAGCTTCTAGTTTACTTAGTAAAACAGATATAAGTACTGGAATCTATATTTTCTCAAAATTTTTACATGCTATACTATCCGGCTTTTTTGTGTTCCTTATAGTTCCAATAACGCATTCTATTTTTAGTCATATAAATACACCTGTTTTCTTTCAATATTCAATAAAAACTACTCCTACTTGGACTTCAAAAATATTATTTTCATCAAAATTATTCATGATTATGACCATATCTATTATTGTAATATCCATAGTATTGCAAATAATGTTTTTATTGGCACATACCCTTTCAAAAATTAACAAAAAATGA
- a CDS encoding nucleotidyltransferase codes for MKVLGLITEYNPFHNGHKYHLLKSVKQTNATHTIVVMSGNFLQRGEPALTDKWIRAEMAVKEGIDLVIELPVVYACNSAELFAYGSISLLNSLNIVDYICFGSEVGKIEELKLISKVLATEPSSYKNYLKEFLSEGISFPRAREKALSKYFSDTNLDSILKSPNNILGIEYIKSLIKLNSSIKPYTIKRIKADYHSADIKNNICSATAIRTYLSQENYHINNLTKVMPLNSFQTLKNSLKEGFSPVFYNDFDKLILYNLRTISKSTLMKIMDVNEGLENRIKEASVKAINLQNLLDLSKTKRYTRTRLQRIFIHALLGITKDHIYKFNQYGGSQYARILAFSSKGTKLLKKLKKSSNIPILTNINKQNLSNNIAQQMLFFDILATNVYSLGYPNINNRIGGNDYYKKPYFFELI; via the coding sequence ATGAAAGTTCTTGGCTTAATAACAGAATATAATCCTTTTCACAATGGTCATAAATATCACCTATTAAAATCCGTTAAACAAACTAATGCTACACATACAATCGTAGTGATGAGTGGTAATTTTTTGCAACGTGGTGAGCCTGCATTAACGGATAAATGGATACGAGCAGAAATGGCCGTAAAAGAAGGAATTGACTTAGTCATTGAGCTTCCTGTCGTTTATGCTTGTAATAGTGCTGAGCTTTTTGCATATGGAAGCATATCCTTGTTAAATAGCCTAAATATAGTTGATTATATTTGTTTTGGAAGTGAAGTAGGTAAGATAGAAGAATTAAAGTTAATTTCAAAAGTTCTAGCGACTGAACCGAGTTCATACAAAAACTATTTAAAAGAATTTTTATCTGAAGGAATTTCTTTTCCACGTGCTCGTGAAAAAGCATTAAGTAAGTATTTTTCTGATACGAACTTAGATTCAATCCTAAAATCTCCTAATAATATTTTAGGAATTGAGTATATCAAATCTTTAATAAAATTAAATAGTTCAATTAAACCTTACACTATTAAAAGAATTAAAGCTGATTACCATTCAGCTGATATTAAAAATAATATCTGTAGTGCTACTGCCATAAGAACTTATCTTTCACAAGAAAATTACCATATAAACAATTTAACAAAGGTAATGCCTTTAAATAGTTTTCAAACCCTTAAAAATAGCTTGAAAGAAGGTTTTTCTCCTGTATTTTATAATGATTTTGATAAACTTATTTTGTATAACCTCCGAACAATATCAAAATCTACACTTATGAAAATTATGGATGTAAATGAAGGTCTTGAAAATAGAATAAAAGAAGCTTCTGTAAAAGCTATAAATTTGCAAAATTTACTTGATTTATCGAAAACAAAAAGATATACACGTACAAGATTACAAAGAATTTTTATTCATGCTTTATTAGGCATCACAAAAGATCATATTTATAAGTTTAATCAATATGGAGGCTCACAATATGCTCGTATATTGGCTTTTTCATCAAAAGGAACAAAATTATTAAAAAAATTAAAGAAGTCCTCTAACATACCTATTTTAACAAATATCAACAAACAAAATCTATCAAATAATATTGCACAACAAATGCTATTTTTTGATATTTTAGCTACTAATGTTTATAGTTTAGGATACCCTAATATTAATAATAGAATTGGAGGAAATGATTATTATAAAAAACCTTATTTTTTCGAATTAATTTAG
- a CDS encoding acetate/propionate family kinase, with translation MNVLVINCGSSSLKYQLINMSDESVLAKGLVERIGIEGSVLKHEVPGMEKVIIEKDMPDHKVALSLVIDTLVDEKHGAIKDMKEISAVGHRIVHGGEKFSASVVIDDEVIKAIEDCIELAPLHNPANLMGINACKELMPGTPMVGVFDTAFHQTMPKSSYIYPLPYELYEKYGIRKYGFHGTSHRYVSQKAADFLGKKLEDLKIITCHLGNGASLAAIDGGKSIDTSMGFTPLEGLVMGTRCGDIDPAIVTFIMEKENLDIAGVNNLLNKKSGVLGISGVSSDFRDIENAAEGNERAQLALDVFNKRVKKYIGAYAAEMGGVDVIVFTAGLGENSASNREEICKGLEFMGVKVDPEKNNIRGKDAIVSTDDSKVKVLVIPTNEELMIAKDTQELLK, from the coding sequence ATGAATGTATTAGTTATTAATTGTGGTAGTTCATCACTAAAATATCAATTAATTAATATGAGTGATGAAAGTGTATTAGCAAAAGGTTTAGTAGAAAGAATAGGCATAGAAGGTTCTGTGCTTAAACATGAGGTTCCAGGAATGGAAAAGGTTATCATTGAAAAAGATATGCCTGATCACAAAGTAGCTTTAAGTCTTGTGATTGATACACTTGTAGATGAAAAACATGGTGCAATTAAAGACATGAAAGAGATTTCTGCAGTAGGTCATAGAATTGTTCATGGAGGTGAAAAATTTAGTGCTTCTGTAGTTATTGATGATGAGGTAATAAAAGCAATAGAAGATTGTATTGAATTAGCACCACTTCATAATCCTGCAAACCTTATGGGAATAAATGCTTGTAAAGAATTAATGCCAGGTACTCCAATGGTTGGTGTATTTGATACTGCATTCCATCAAACAATGCCTAAGTCATCATACATATATCCACTACCATATGAGCTTTATGAAAAATATGGAATTAGAAAATATGGATTCCATGGAACAAGTCATAGATATGTATCTCAAAAAGCAGCAGATTTTCTTGGTAAAAAGTTAGAAGACTTAAAAATTATAACTTGTCACCTAGGAAATGGAGCAAGTCTTGCTGCTATTGATGGAGGAAAATCTATTGATACAAGTATGGGATTCACACCACTAGAAGGTTTGGTAATGGGAACTAGATGTGGAGATATTGACCCTGCTATTGTTACTTTTATCATGGAAAAAGAGAATTTAGATATAGCAGGTGTAAACAATTTATTAAACAAAAAATCTGGTGTATTGGGAATCTCTGGAGTAAGCAGTGACTTTAGAGACATAGAAAATGCTGCTGAAGGAAATGAGAGAGCTCAACTTGCACTTGATGTATTTAATAAACGTGTAAAAAAATATATTGGTGCTTATGCTGCTGAGATGGGCGGTGTAGATGTTATTGTATTTACAGCAGGACTTGGTGAAAATTCTGCTTCAAATAGAGAAGAGATCTGTAAAGGATTAGAATTTATGGGAGTAAAAGTGGACCCTGAAAAAAATAATATAAGAGGAAAAGATGCTATTGTAAGTACAGATGATTCAAAAGTTAAAGTGCTTGTTATTCCTACAAATGAAGAATTAATGATTGCAAAAGATACACAAGAATTATTAAAATAA
- a CDS encoding YceD family protein, whose amino-acid sequence MRVNLTELVEGQKKELDLEVEAKIENIGYFGDEIPLVAPVVFKGKIYNANGEIYIEGIVESTGEFSCYRCLEKFQKKIIGEIHEKLIYESSPQAEIEEYFIIKNNMINISEIMENVLISALPMKIVCDEQCRGLCLVCGENLNKHQCNCEKDEIDPRLAKLKDLLQ is encoded by the coding sequence ATGAGAGTCAATTTAACCGAATTAGTAGAGGGTCAAAAAAAAGAATTAGATCTTGAAGTAGAAGCTAAAATTGAAAATATAGGTTATTTTGGTGATGAAATACCCTTAGTTGCTCCTGTTGTTTTTAAAGGAAAAATATATAATGCAAATGGAGAAATATATATAGAAGGTATAGTTGAAAGTACAGGAGAATTTAGCTGTTATAGATGTTTAGAAAAGTTTCAGAAAAAAATCATTGGTGAAATTCATGAAAAATTAATTTATGAGAGTTCTCCTCAAGCTGAAATAGAGGAATATTTCATAATAAAAAATAATATGATTAATATTTCAGAAATAATGGAGAATGTTTTAATTTCAGCTCTTCCTATGAAAATAGTTTGTGATGAGCAATGTAGAGGATTATGCTTAGTCTGTGGTGAGAATCTTAATAAACATCAATGTAATTGTGAAAAAGATGAGATTGATCCAAGACTTGCTAAATTAAAAGATTTGTTACAATAA
- the rpmF gene encoding 50S ribosomal protein L32, giving the protein MAVPKRKTSKARRDKRRAANIKMTSPNIVECPQCHEPKLQHRVCKKCGFYHGKEVMEVK; this is encoded by the coding sequence ATGGCAGTACCTAAGAGAAAAACATCTAAAGCAAGAAGAGATAAAAGAAGAGCAGCAAATATTAAAATGACTAGTCCAAATATTGTTGAATGTCCACAATGTCATGAACCAAAATTACAACATAGAGTATGTAAAAAATGTGGTTTTTATCATGGAAAAGAGGTAATGGAAGTTAAGTAA
- the fapR gene encoding transcription factor FapR codes for MPRKRKPKKVRQSELLKKIENQPFVTDEELSEHFQVSIQTIRLDRLELGIPELRERIKKVAEKNYSKVISLGESEIVGELIDINLNENGISMLQTTEDMAFKKTKVVRGHHIFSMAESLAMAVINAQVALTGVANMKYRIPVLAGEKLVAKAEIVKKRGNKYFVHVKIYVKQEQVFRGKFILVSIEEE; via the coding sequence ATGCCTAGGAAAAGAAAGCCTAAAAAAGTAAGGCAATCAGAATTATTAAAAAAAATTGAAAATCAGCCTTTTGTTACAGATGAAGAACTGAGTGAACATTTTCAAGTTAGTATACAAACAATACGTTTAGATAGATTGGAATTAGGAATTCCTGAATTAAGAGAGAGAATTAAAAAAGTCGCAGAGAAAAATTATTCTAAGGTTATAAGTTTAGGAGAATCAGAAATCGTTGGTGAATTGATTGATATAAACCTTAATGAAAATGGTATTTCTATGCTTCAAACAACGGAAGATATGGCATTTAAAAAAACGAAAGTGGTAAGAGGCCACCATATTTTTTCAATGGCTGAATCTTTAGCAATGGCTGTGATTAATGCACAAGTAGCATTAACAGGTGTTGCAAATATGAAATACAGAATACCAGTTTTAGCAGGAGAAAAATTAGTTGCAAAAGCAGAAATAGTAAAAAAAAGGGGAAATAAGTATTTCGTTCATGTTAAAATATACGTCAAACAAGAGCAAGTTTTTAGAGGGAAATTTATTCTTGTATCCATAGAGGAAGAGTAA
- the plsX gene encoding phosphate acyltransferase PlsX, protein MIIAVDGMGGDHAPKEIVKGCIQAINELDVEIALIGKKDLLEKELSKQKFNRSRLHIMNATEIILNEDKPVQAIRKKKDSSMVVGLNLLKEKKVDAFISAGNTGALLAGSLFILGRIKGIDRPAISAVFPTSKGMSLLVDAGANAECKPRNLLEFGLMGSVYSEKVLEKKNPSVGLVNIGAEQGKGTPLIKESFELFSKTDLNFYGNAEAREIPRGIVDVIVCDGFVGNVILKLTEGVAMTIMSMLKKQFTKNIINKLGAMLLMPSLKEFKKNLDYTEYGGAPLLGVKGAVIKAHGSSNAKAIKNAIKQAKVFAEKEVVQVINNEISRIGDEENA, encoded by the coding sequence ATGATAATTGCAGTTGATGGGATGGGCGGAGATCATGCACCAAAGGAGATAGTCAAAGGATGTATTCAAGCAATAAATGAGTTAGACGTTGAAATAGCTTTAATAGGAAAAAAAGATCTTTTGGAGAAAGAGTTATCAAAGCAAAAGTTTAACCGTAGTAGGTTACATATAATGAATGCAACAGAAATAATATTAAATGAAGATAAACCAGTACAGGCAATAAGAAAGAAAAAAGATTCATCTATGGTTGTAGGTTTAAATTTACTAAAGGAAAAGAAAGTAGATGCTTTTATTTCTGCAGGAAATACTGGGGCACTACTTGCAGGAAGTTTGTTTATATTAGGGAGAATTAAAGGGATAGATAGACCAGCTATATCTGCTGTATTTCCTACATCAAAAGGAATGTCTTTATTAGTAGATGCTGGAGCAAATGCTGAGTGTAAACCAAGAAATCTTCTAGAATTTGGATTGATGGGTTCTGTCTATTCTGAAAAGGTACTAGAAAAGAAAAATCCCTCTGTAGGATTAGTGAATATTGGGGCAGAACAAGGAAAAGGGACCCCGTTAATAAAAGAGTCTTTTGAATTATTTTCAAAAACAGATTTGAATTTTTATGGAAATGCGGAAGCGAGAGAGATTCCAAGAGGAATTGTCGATGTTATTGTATGTGATGGTTTTGTAGGAAATGTGATTTTAAAACTCACTGAAGGTGTAGCGATGACAATTATGTCTATGCTTAAGAAACAATTTACAAAAAATATTATAAATAAATTAGGGGCTATGTTACTTATGCCTTCTTTAAAAGAATTCAAAAAAAATCTTGATTATACTGAATATGGAGGAGCACCATTATTAGGAGTAAAAGGTGCTGTTATCAAAGCTCATGGAAGTTCTAATGCAAAAGCTATAAAAAATGCAATTAAGCAGGCAAAGGTTTTTGCAGAAAAAGAAGTTGTTCAAGTAATAAATAATGAAATAAGTAGAATAGGAGATGAAGAGAATGCATAA
- a CDS encoding beta-ketoacyl-ACP synthase III, translating to MHNKFRSVGILGTGSYLPEKVLTNHDLEKIVDTSDEWIVKRTGIKERRIADENTATSDLATKAALKALENAGVSAKEIDLIIVGTVTPDMVFPSTACIVQKNIGAEGAAAFDLEAGCSGFLYSLTVAQQFIATGMYEKVLVIGAETLSKIIDWTDRGTCILFGDGAGAVVLGPTEDGMGILSASMGADGEGGKFLKVPAGGSRMPASIKTVEERLHSIRMDGSEVFKFAVRAMNKASLGALELSGYGIEDIDYLVPHQANTRIINSAAKKLKLDNEKVHINLDKVGNMSAASIPVALDEAVRLGKIKKGDLVVMVGFGAGLTWGASVIKWNK from the coding sequence ATGCATAATAAATTTAGATCGGTAGGAATATTAGGAACTGGAAGTTATTTACCAGAAAAAGTGCTTACAAATCATGATCTTGAAAAAATTGTTGATACCTCTGATGAATGGATTGTTAAGAGAACTGGAATCAAAGAAAGACGCATTGCAGATGAAAATACTGCTACTTCTGATTTAGCTACAAAAGCAGCGTTAAAGGCATTAGAAAATGCAGGAGTTTCAGCAAAAGAAATTGACTTAATTATTGTAGGTACAGTTACACCAGATATGGTTTTTCCTTCAACAGCATGTATTGTTCAAAAAAATATTGGGGCAGAAGGAGCAGCTGCTTTTGATTTAGAAGCAGGGTGCTCAGGCTTTTTATATAGTTTAACTGTTGCACAGCAATTTATTGCAACTGGTATGTATGAAAAGGTATTAGTAATTGGAGCTGAAACATTATCAAAAATTATCGATTGGACTGATCGAGGAACTTGCATATTATTTGGAGATGGAGCTGGAGCAGTAGTGTTAGGTCCTACAGAGGATGGAATGGGAATTCTATCAGCTTCTATGGGTGCTGATGGAGAAGGTGGAAAATTCCTAAAAGTGCCAGCCGGTGGATCAAGAATGCCAGCATCTATAAAGACAGTTGAAGAAAGACTTCATTCAATAAGGATGGATGGTAGTGAAGTATTTAAATTTGCAGTTAGAGCTATGAATAAAGCATCTTTAGGAGCATTAGAGCTTAGTGGATATGGAATTGAAGATATAGATTATCTTGTACCACATCAAGCAAATACAAGAATTATTAATTCAGCAGCAAAAAAATTAAAATTAGATAATGAAAAGGTACATATAAATTTAGATAAAGTTGGGAATATGTCAGCTGCATCTATACCAGTAGCTCTAGATGAAGCTGTAAGATTAGGCAAAATTAAAAAAGGAGATTTAGTAGTGATGGTAGGTTTTGGTGCAGGTCTTACATGGGGAGCTAGTGTAATTAAATGGAATAAGTAG
- the fabK gene encoding enoyl-[acyl-carrier-protein] reductase FabK has product MLDSKICKLLNIKYPIIQGAMAWISTAELAAAVSNAGGLGIIAAGNAPADIIKKEIEKIKELTNKPYGINVMLLSPYVDEIMDLVVAEKVPVITTGAGNPGKYMAALKKANTKVIPVVPSVALAKRVEKAGADAIIVEGTEAGGHIGELTTMVLVPQVVDAVNIPVIAAGGIADGRGMVAAFALGAEGVQVGTRFVCSKECTVHEKYKEKILKAKDRDTVVTGRSTGHPVRILRNKLSKEFEKLEKAGASTEELESLGAGKLRSAVIEGDVENGSVMSGQIAGLVKDIKPCKEIIDEMMKHLTKTYQSIGRLCK; this is encoded by the coding sequence ATGTTAGACTCAAAGATATGTAAATTATTGAATATCAAATATCCAATTATTCAAGGAGCTATGGCATGGATATCTACAGCAGAACTTGCTGCTGCAGTTTCTAATGCTGGAGGGTTAGGGATTATTGCAGCAGGTAATGCTCCTGCAGATATTATAAAAAAAGAAATAGAAAAAATAAAGGAATTAACAAATAAACCTTATGGGATTAATGTAATGCTTTTATCTCCATATGTTGATGAGATAATGGATTTAGTCGTTGCAGAAAAAGTTCCTGTGATTACTACTGGGGCAGGTAATCCTGGGAAATATATGGCTGCTTTAAAAAAGGCTAATACAAAAGTCATACCGGTAGTTCCTTCAGTAGCTCTTGCTAAAAGAGTTGAAAAAGCTGGGGCTGATGCAATAATTGTTGAAGGAACTGAAGCTGGAGGACACATAGGTGAGTTAACAACAATGGTATTAGTACCACAAGTAGTAGATGCTGTAAATATTCCAGTTATTGCTGCTGGAGGGATAGCAGATGGAAGAGGAATGGTGGCTGCTTTTGCTTTAGGAGCAGAAGGGGTACAAGTAGGAACTAGATTTGTATGTTCAAAAGAATGTACAGTTCATGAAAAATATAAAGAGAAAATTTTAAAGGCAAAAGATAGAGATACAGTAGTAACAGGAAGAAGCACAGGTCATCCAGTAAGAATTTTAAGGAATAAATTATCAAAGGAATTTGAAAAGTTAGAAAAGGCAGGCGCTTCTACAGAGGAGTTAGAAAGCCTAGGAGCAGGGAAGTTAAGAAGTGCTGTGATTGAAGGAGATGTTGAAAATGGTTCTGTTATGTCAGGACAAATTGCAGGACTTGTAAAAGATATAAAGCCTTGTAAAGAAATTATTGATGAAATGATGAAGCATCTTACAAAAACTTATCAATCAATTGGTCGTTTATGCAAATAA
- the fabD gene encoding ACP S-malonyltransferase: MSKIAFVFPGQGAQYVGMGKDIVENFEVANNVFELASEAIGYDMKKMCFEGPEEELKKTENTQPAILTTCIAIAKVLEEKGIVPDITAGLSLGEYASLVISKAMDFKDAVSLVKKRGKYMQEAVPLGIGTMAAILGMQREDLEKALERAEEFGIVEAANFNSPGQIVISGEVKAVEKACEFAKELGAKKAVMLPVSAPFHCSMLIPAGEKLELELKNIDIKDLQIPVIANVHADYYKDKKEVIDLLVKQVSNSVLWEDSVIRMMEDGVDTFIEIGPGKSLSQFIKKISKKVKKQVITYNIENSETLDKVLDNLANK; the protein is encoded by the coding sequence ATGTCAAAAATAGCTTTTGTTTTTCCTGGCCAAGGAGCCCAATATGTTGGAATGGGAAAAGATATAGTGGAAAATTTTGAAGTAGCAAACAACGTTTTTGAACTAGCTAGTGAAGCAATTGGTTACGATATGAAAAAAATGTGTTTTGAGGGACCAGAAGAAGAATTAAAGAAAACTGAAAATACGCAGCCTGCAATACTTACTACATGTATAGCAATTGCAAAAGTTCTTGAAGAAAAAGGGATAGTGCCAGATATAACTGCAGGATTAAGTCTAGGAGAATATGCATCTCTTGTTATTTCTAAAGCAATGGATTTTAAAGATGCAGTTTCACTAGTAAAGAAAAGAGGAAAATATATGCAAGAAGCTGTTCCATTAGGAATAGGAACAATGGCAGCAATTTTAGGTATGCAACGAGAAGATTTAGAAAAAGCTCTTGAGAGAGCAGAAGAATTTGGAATTGTTGAAGCTGCGAATTTTAACAGTCCTGGACAGATTGTTATTTCAGGAGAAGTTAAAGCGGTTGAGAAAGCATGTGAATTTGCAAAAGAATTAGGAGCTAAAAAAGCTGTAATGTTACCAGTAAGTGCGCCTTTCCATTGTTCAATGCTTATACCAGCAGGAGAGAAATTAGAATTAGAATTAAAAAATATTGATATTAAAGATTTGCAAATACCAGTTATTGCAAATGTTCATGCTGATTATTATAAAGATAAAAAAGAAGTAATAGATTTATTAGTAAAACAAGTTAGTAATTCTGTTTTATGGGAAGACAGTGTCATAAGAATGATGGAAGATGGTGTAGATACGTTTATTGAGATTGGACCGGGTAAATCTTTAAGCCAATTCATCAAAAAAATAAGTAAAAAAGTAAAGAAACAAGTAATTACTTATAATATAGAAAACAGTGAAACTTTAGATAAAGTTTTAGATAACTTGGCAAATAAATAG
- the fabG gene encoding 3-oxoacyl-[acyl-carrier-protein] reductase, with amino-acid sequence MNLIGKTAVVTGGSRGIGKAIALKLAELGANVVVNYTRSSDKADEVVKIIKDMGRDAIALKADVSNTEEVKNFFKEIEKKFDTIDILVNNAGITKDTLLMKMKDEDWDKVININLKGTYNCTKAVTRKMMKQRSGKIINVASVVGVMGNAGQANYAASKAGIIGFTKSVAKELGSRGINVNAVAPGFIQTEMTDKLSEEVIENYSKNIPLGKLGTPEDVANVIAFLCSDGARYITGQVINIDGGMVM; translated from the coding sequence GTGAATTTAATTGGAAAAACTGCCGTTGTAACAGGTGGTTCAAGAGGAATTGGTAAGGCAATTGCCTTAAAATTAGCAGAATTAGGAGCAAATGTTGTTGTAAACTATACAAGGAGTTCTGATAAGGCAGATGAAGTTGTAAAGATTATAAAAGATATGGGGAGAGATGCAATTGCTTTAAAAGCAGATGTTTCAAATACTGAGGAAGTGAAAAACTTTTTTAAAGAAATTGAGAAAAAGTTTGATACAATTGATATATTAGTAAATAATGCAGGTATTACAAAAGATACTCTTCTTATGAAAATGAAGGATGAAGACTGGGATAAAGTAATTAATATAAACCTTAAAGGTACATATAACTGTACAAAGGCAGTAACAAGAAAAATGATGAAACAAAGAAGTGGAAAGATTATAAATGTAGCATCTGTTGTAGGCGTAATGGGGAATGCTGGTCAAGCAAATTATGCAGCATCAAAGGCTGGAATTATAGGTTTTACAAAATCTGTTGCTAAAGAATTAGGATCAAGAGGAATTAACGTAAATGCTGTAGCCCCTGGTTTTATACAAACAGAAATGACAGATAAATTATCCGAAGAGGTAATAGAAAATTATTCTAAAAATATTCCTTTAGGTAAGTTAGGAACGCCTGAAGATGTAGCAAATGTTATCGCGTTTTTATGTTCAGATGGGGCGAGATATATTACAGGGCAAGTTATAAATATAGACGGTGGAATGGTTATGTAA
- the acpP gene encoding acyl carrier protein, protein MVFDKVVEIIVDQLGLDSTDDITPNTSLMKDLEADSLDAVEIIMALEDEFDIEIPDEDAENFKNIGDIAKYIEENK, encoded by the coding sequence ATGGTATTTGATAAAGTTGTTGAGATAATTGTAGACCAGTTAGGATTAGATAGTACTGATGATATTACTCCTAATACTTCATTAATGAAAGATCTAGAGGCAGATTCATTAGATGCTGTTGAGATTATTATGGCATTAGAAGATGAATTTGATATAGAAATTCCTGATGAAGATGCTGAAAATTTTAAAAATATTGGAGATATTGCGAAATATATTGAAGAGAACAAATAG